A window of the Gossypium hirsutum isolate 1008001.06 chromosome A03, Gossypium_hirsutum_v2.1, whole genome shotgun sequence genome harbors these coding sequences:
- the LOC107963826 gene encoding uncharacterized protein isoform X2, translated as MESKGYRKLNLTHKSHLLFCFSVWVLVSIITTATTCQRDFSFLLFAQAADGICSQVMTRIRLSQEIAQENQVSIPVEIQGHPSSLPRRVLSGPGSSPPRCASKCGKCTPCKPVHVPVPPGTPVTAEYYPEAWRCKCGNKLYMP; from the exons ATGGAGAGTAAGGGATACAGAAAACTAAACCTCACCCACAAATCTCACTTGCTTTTCTGTTTCTCAGTTTGGGTATTGGTTAGCATCATCACCACTGCAACCACATGCCAACGAG ATTTCAGTTTTCTACTGTTTGCTCAAGCCGCGGATGGTATTTGTTCTCAG GTGATGACTAGGATTCGGTTGTCACAGGAAATTGCCCAGGAGAACCAAGTGTCTATTCCTGTTGAAATCCAAGGACACCCTTCAAGCTTGCCCAGGAGAGTTTTGAGCGGCCCCGGATCATCCCCGCCACGGTGTGCCTCAAAGTGCGGCAAGTGCACGCCGTGCAAGCCTGTTCACGTGCCGGTACCTCCTGGAACACCGGTCACTGCCGAGTACTATCCAGAAGCATGGAGGTGTAAATGTGGCAATAAGTTGTACATGCCATGA
- the LOC107963826 gene encoding uncharacterized protein isoform X1 — translation MESKGYRKLNLTHKSHLLFCFSVWVLVSIITTATTCQRADFSFLLFAQAADGICSQVMTRIRLSQEIAQENQVSIPVEIQGHPSSLPRRVLSGPGSSPPRCASKCGKCTPCKPVHVPVPPGTPVTAEYYPEAWRCKCGNKLYMP, via the exons ATGGAGAGTAAGGGATACAGAAAACTAAACCTCACCCACAAATCTCACTTGCTTTTCTGTTTCTCAGTTTGGGTATTGGTTAGCATCATCACCACTGCAACCACATGCCAACGAG CAGATTTCAGTTTTCTACTGTTTGCTCAAGCCGCGGATGGTATTTGTTCTCAG GTGATGACTAGGATTCGGTTGTCACAGGAAATTGCCCAGGAGAACCAAGTGTCTATTCCTGTTGAAATCCAAGGACACCCTTCAAGCTTGCCCAGGAGAGTTTTGAGCGGCCCCGGATCATCCCCGCCACGGTGTGCCTCAAAGTGCGGCAAGTGCACGCCGTGCAAGCCTGTTCACGTGCCGGTACCTCCTGGAACACCGGTCACTGCCGAGTACTATCCAGAAGCATGGAGGTGTAAATGTGGCAATAAGTTGTACATGCCATGA
- the LOC107963826 gene encoding EPIDERMAL PATTERNING FACTOR-like protein 5 isoform X4, translated as MESKGYRKLNLTHKSHLLFCFSVWVLVSIITTATTCQRDFSFLLFAQAADGICSQEIAQENQVSIPVEIQGHPSSLPRRVLSGPGSSPPRCASKCGKCTPCKPVHVPVPPGTPVTAEYYPEAWRCKCGNKLYMP; from the exons ATGGAGAGTAAGGGATACAGAAAACTAAACCTCACCCACAAATCTCACTTGCTTTTCTGTTTCTCAGTTTGGGTATTGGTTAGCATCATCACCACTGCAACCACATGCCAACGAG ATTTCAGTTTTCTACTGTTTGCTCAAGCCGCGGATGGTATTTGTTCTCAG GAAATTGCCCAGGAGAACCAAGTGTCTATTCCTGTTGAAATCCAAGGACACCCTTCAAGCTTGCCCAGGAGAGTTTTGAGCGGCCCCGGATCATCCCCGCCACGGTGTGCCTCAAAGTGCGGCAAGTGCACGCCGTGCAAGCCTGTTCACGTGCCGGTACCTCCTGGAACACCGGTCACTGCCGAGTACTATCCAGAAGCATGGAGGTGTAAATGTGGCAATAAGTTGTACATGCCATGA
- the LOC107963826 gene encoding EPIDERMAL PATTERNING FACTOR-like protein 5 isoform X3: protein MESKGYRKLNLTHKSHLLFCFSVWVLVSIITTATTCQRADFSFLLFAQAADGICSQEIAQENQVSIPVEIQGHPSSLPRRVLSGPGSSPPRCASKCGKCTPCKPVHVPVPPGTPVTAEYYPEAWRCKCGNKLYMP from the exons ATGGAGAGTAAGGGATACAGAAAACTAAACCTCACCCACAAATCTCACTTGCTTTTCTGTTTCTCAGTTTGGGTATTGGTTAGCATCATCACCACTGCAACCACATGCCAACGAG CAGATTTCAGTTTTCTACTGTTTGCTCAAGCCGCGGATGGTATTTGTTCTCAG GAAATTGCCCAGGAGAACCAAGTGTCTATTCCTGTTGAAATCCAAGGACACCCTTCAAGCTTGCCCAGGAGAGTTTTGAGCGGCCCCGGATCATCCCCGCCACGGTGTGCCTCAAAGTGCGGCAAGTGCACGCCGTGCAAGCCTGTTCACGTGCCGGTACCTCCTGGAACACCGGTCACTGCCGAGTACTATCCAGAAGCATGGAGGTGTAAATGTGGCAATAAGTTGTACATGCCATGA
- the LOC107963826 gene encoding polygalacturonase isoform X6: protein MVCREILTSKSFPMGVQIQDFSFLLFAQAADGICSQVMTRIRLSQEIAQENQVSIPVEIQGHPSSLPRRVLSGPGSSPPRCASKCGKCTPCKPVHVPVPPGTPVTAEYYPEAWRCKCGNKLYMP from the exons ATGGTATGTAGGGAGATCTTGACCTCTAAATCATTTCCTATGGGCGTCCAGATTCAAG ATTTCAGTTTTCTACTGTTTGCTCAAGCCGCGGATGGTATTTGTTCTCAG GTGATGACTAGGATTCGGTTGTCACAGGAAATTGCCCAGGAGAACCAAGTGTCTATTCCTGTTGAAATCCAAGGACACCCTTCAAGCTTGCCCAGGAGAGTTTTGAGCGGCCCCGGATCATCCCCGCCACGGTGTGCCTCAAAGTGCGGCAAGTGCACGCCGTGCAAGCCTGTTCACGTGCCGGTACCTCCTGGAACACCGGTCACTGCCGAGTACTATCCAGAAGCATGGAGGTGTAAATGTGGCAATAAGTTGTACATGCCATGA
- the LOC107963828 gene encoding CBL-interacting serine/threonine-protein kinase 11, whose product MLEIGHAPGNALFGKYEIGRLLGCGAFAKVYHARNLRTGLSVAVKVINKKKLPNLTMMSNVKREISIMSRLNHPYIVKLYEVLATKTKIYVVMEFVKGGELFAKVAKGRFTEDLSRKYFQQLISAVGYCHSRGIFHRDLKPENLLLDDNGNLKVSDFGLSAVTEQIRADGMLHTLCGTPAYVAPEILSKKGYDGAKVDVWSCGVILFVMNAGYLPFNDPNLMAMYRKIYNGEFRCPKWMSSDMKRFISRLLDTNPVTRISLDEILKDPWFRKGYKEPKFHEEQPKDDAQASSSKLNAFDLISFSSGLNLSGLLDESHDYGERFILRESPEKLVEKVEQLGKGERLKVKKKKQWGVELEGKEGISGVAIEVYQLTDELVVVETKRTGSDAQWYKELWNNKLRPALVGN is encoded by the coding sequence ATGCTAGAGATCGGACATGCCCCAGGTAATGCCCTTTTCGGCAAATACGAGATCGGCCGGCTCCTCGGTTGCGGTGCTTTCGCCAAGGTTTATCATGCCAGAAACCTCCGCACCGGCCTCAGCGTCGCTGTTAAGGTCATCAACAAAAAGAAGCTACCCAACCTCACCATGATGTCCAACGTCAAGCGCGAGATCTCCATCATGAGTCGCTTGAACCATCCTTATATCGTCAAACTTTACGAGGTTCTGGCCACCAAAACCAAGATCTATGTCGTCATGGAATTCGTCAAAGGTGGAGAATTGTTCGCTAAGGTTGCTAAAGGAAGGTTCACCGAAGATCTCAGCCGTAAGTATTTCCAACAGCTCATCTCCGCCGTTGGGTACTGCCATTCTCGTGGGATATTCCACCGTGATTTGAAACCTGAAAATCTCCTCCTCGACGACAACGGGAACTTGAAGGTTTCAGATTTCGGTCTCAGCGCCGTAACTGAACAGATCCGAGCCGACGGCATGCTGCACACCTTGTGTGGGACCCCAGCTTACGTCGCACCGGAGATCTTGTCAAAGAAGGGATACGATGGAGCTAAGGTGGACGTGTGGTCATGCGGCGTCATCCTCTTCGTGATGAACGCCGGTTACTTGCCTTTTAATGATCCCAATCTCATGGCTATGTACAGGAAGATATACAACGGTGAGTTTCGTTGTCCTAAATGGATGTCCAGCGATATGAAACGGTTCATTTCTCGACTCCTGGATACGAATCCCGTTACAAGGATCTCCCTTGATGAGATCCTTAAGGATCCATGGTTCAGGAAGGGTTACAAAGAGCCCAAGTTCCACGAGGAGCAACCCAAGGATGACGCTCAGGCCTCAAGCTCGAAGCTGAATGCATTCGATTTGATATCCTTCTCCTCGGGTTTGAACTTGTCGGGGTTGTTGGATGAGTCTCACGATTACGGTGAACGGTTCATATTGAGAGAGTCCCCAGAGAAATTGGTGGAGAAAGTAGAGCAATTAGGCAAGGGTGAGAGATTGAAGGTCAAGAAGAAGAAACAGTGGGGCGTTGAATTGGAAGGAAAAGAAGGGATTTCTGGGGTAGCTATTGAGGTATACCAGTTAACCGATGAGCTGGTTGTGGTGGAAACCAAAAGAACAGGCAGTGATGCTCAATGGTACAAGGAACTCTGGAACAACAAGCTGAGACCTGCCCTAGTGGGAAATTAG
- the LOC107963826 gene encoding EPIDERMAL PATTERNING FACTOR-like protein 5 isoform X7, which produces MVCREILTSKSFPMGVQIQADFSFLLFAQAADGICSQEIAQENQVSIPVEIQGHPSSLPRRVLSGPGSSPPRCASKCGKCTPCKPVHVPVPPGTPVTAEYYPEAWRCKCGNKLYMP; this is translated from the exons ATGGTATGTAGGGAGATCTTGACCTCTAAATCATTTCCTATGGGCGTCCAGATTCAAG CAGATTTCAGTTTTCTACTGTTTGCTCAAGCCGCGGATGGTATTTGTTCTCAG GAAATTGCCCAGGAGAACCAAGTGTCTATTCCTGTTGAAATCCAAGGACACCCTTCAAGCTTGCCCAGGAGAGTTTTGAGCGGCCCCGGATCATCCCCGCCACGGTGTGCCTCAAAGTGCGGCAAGTGCACGCCGTGCAAGCCTGTTCACGTGCCGGTACCTCCTGGAACACCGGTCACTGCCGAGTACTATCCAGAAGCATGGAGGTGTAAATGTGGCAATAAGTTGTACATGCCATGA
- the LOC107963826 gene encoding polygalacturonase isoform X5 — protein MVCREILTSKSFPMGVQIQADFSFLLFAQAADGICSQVMTRIRLSQEIAQENQVSIPVEIQGHPSSLPRRVLSGPGSSPPRCASKCGKCTPCKPVHVPVPPGTPVTAEYYPEAWRCKCGNKLYMP, from the exons ATGGTATGTAGGGAGATCTTGACCTCTAAATCATTTCCTATGGGCGTCCAGATTCAAG CAGATTTCAGTTTTCTACTGTTTGCTCAAGCCGCGGATGGTATTTGTTCTCAG GTGATGACTAGGATTCGGTTGTCACAGGAAATTGCCCAGGAGAACCAAGTGTCTATTCCTGTTGAAATCCAAGGACACCCTTCAAGCTTGCCCAGGAGAGTTTTGAGCGGCCCCGGATCATCCCCGCCACGGTGTGCCTCAAAGTGCGGCAAGTGCACGCCGTGCAAGCCTGTTCACGTGCCGGTACCTCCTGGAACACCGGTCACTGCCGAGTACTATCCAGAAGCATGGAGGTGTAAATGTGGCAATAAGTTGTACATGCCATGA
- the LOC107963829 gene encoding uncharacterized protein, with product MSKEAGLNLKLNKKIKVSLGKPKNYINRDATKPSVEKDGVIGGKTNSESRRLKDDGRRMRVDSHKNLEANHKKVSSGKHSKTVKGDLNKERKSNVKASPPLERATSRNPKNGGTRAKEIEIDSTPNDSSKKHANARANSTKKVVRVRKSLKTDSEAVDDKPKKKKRVIRLDPYDISNKRLDDGIATDESKKDKKKDLEENAAMSKNAQFRGIQPSPSILSFVEDNLLGRRRSIEIQRAGYNTELSAPLDNIPFSTNPERERIEENIFRNKLQFFAAAKVSSSFPALDIPEIAFAGRSNVGKSSLLNALTRQWGVVRTSDKPGLTQSINFFQLGSKLCLVDLPGYGFAYAKEEVKEAWEELVKEYVSTRVGLKRVCLLIDTKWGMKPRDNELIDLMERSQTKYQIVLTKTDTVFPIDVARRAMQIEEGLKANRSIVQPVMMVSSKSGAGIRSLRTVLSKIARFAKI from the exons ATGTCTAAAGAGGCAGGCTTAAATCTTAAGctcaacaaaaaaataaaggttTCTTTGGGGAAACCTAAGAATTACATTAACAGGGATGCAACTAAACCTAGTGTTGAAAAGGACGGTGTTATTGGTGGGAAGACCAACTCTGAAAGTAGAAGACTTAAAGATGATGGGAGAAGAATGAGAGTTGATTCTCATAAGAATTTAGAGGCAAACCATAAGAAGGTTTCATCTGGAAAACACTCGAAGACGGTCAAGGGTGACTTAAACAAAGAGAGAAAAAGCAATGTCAAAGCTTCTCCTCCCTTAGAGAGAGCTACTTCTCGTAACCCTAAGAATGGCGGCACTAGagcaaaagaaatagaaatagatagTACTCCAAATGATTCATCAAAGAAACATGCCAATGCCAGAGCCAACTCAACTAAAAAAGTAGTTCGGGTTAGAAAAAGCTTAAAAACTGATTCAGAAGCTGTAGATGATAAGCCGAAGAAAAAAAAGCGGGTAATCCGTTTAGATCCTTATGATATCTCAAACAAGCGGCTTGATGATGGCATTGCAACTGATG AAAGTAAAAAGGATAAGAAAAAGGATTTGGAGGAAAATGCTGCCATGTCAAAGAATGCGCAATTCCGTGGAATACAGCCCAGTCCGTCCATCCTTTCCTTTGTGGAAGATAAT TTGTTAGGGCGTAGACGATCTATTGAGATCCAGAGAGCAGGCTATAACACTGAGCTTTCTGCCCCATTAGATAATATCCCTTTTTCTACCAATCCGGAAAGGGAACGCATTGAGGAAAAT ATATTTAGGAACAAGTTGCAGTTTTTCGCTGCTGCAAAGGTTTCATCTTCATTTCCTGCTCTTGATATTCCTGAGATCGCATTTGCAG GGAGGTCAAATGTTGGGAAGTCATCTCTACTTAACGCACTTACCAGACAATGGGGTGTTGTACGGACATCAGACAAACCAGGCCTCACTCAA AGTATTAATTTCTTCCAGTTGGGATCGAAGCTCTGCCTGGTTGATTTGCCTGGCTATGGCTTTGCTTATGCAAAGGAAGAAGTTAAGGAGGCGTGGGAAGAGCTT GTGAAGGAGTATGTTTCAACAAGAGTTGGTCTAAAACGAGTGTGCCTGCTCATTGATACAAAGTGGGGTATGAAGCCTAGAGATAATGAACTTATTGATCTCATGGAAAG ATCTCAAACAAAATACCAGATTGTCTTAACCAAGACAGATACAGTCTTCCCAATTGATGTGGCACGTCGTGCAATGCAAATTGAAGAG GGCCTCAAGGCAAATAGATCTATAGTTCAACCTGTG ATGATGGTGAGCTCAAAATCCGGAGCTGGTATCCGAAGTTTAAGAACTGTCCTTTCTAAGATCGCTAGGTTTGCCAAGATCTAA
- the LOC107963831 gene encoding uncharacterized protein: protein MCPLRLILIFLSATLAGFFLLRNIKCHPQTNDDDHTRPNNNNSHSAFSKVWAAIESGFWASLDMASGRYLWRHLVSSNSKPSS from the exons ATGTGTCCGCTGAGGCTGATCCTCATATTCCTGTCGGCAACACTCGCCGGATTTTTCCTCCTTAGAAACATCAAATGCCACCCCCAAACCAACGATGACGATCATACCCGCCCCAACAACAATAACTCCCACTCTGCTTTCTCCAAG GTTTGGGCAGCTATAGAATCAGGATTCTGGGCATCTCTTGACATGGCAAGTGGTCGTTACTTGTGGAGGCATCTGGTTTCCTCTAACTCCAAGCCTTCCTCTTGA